Part of the Rothia mucilaginosa genome, AGCCGGGGTAGCATCCGCCTGCGGGCACTCATCACGCACCGGACACGAGAGCTCCAACAACGCCAACGCCGTCGAACACTCCAAAGCCGCCGAAGACGACAAACCGCCACCCACCGGAACACGAGAATTAATTAGCAGATCAGCACCAAACTCATCGGGCAGCATAATATCCCTGCCGCCCTCCTGATTCATCGCCCACGCAACACCTGCCACATAGGTGAACCAGCCCTTCAAATGACCCGGCTGAATATCGCGAATCACAACCGTGCGCTCGTCCCCGGGCATCTGCAAAGAAGCCGCACGCAACACACCATCACGACGCAACGCACCCGCAATATACGTGCGATACGGCAACGGCATCGGCAGACACGAGCCACCCAAAAAATCAATGTACTCGCCCAAAAGATTCAGACGCCCAGGCGCAGACCACACACCATCAGGCTCATAACCATACGCAGTAATAAACTCCTCACGCACACGCGCAATCTCCGCGCTATGGTCCGGAAGAGCCGCCCACTGGGCGGTAGCGGTCATCGACATGGAACACCTCTGATCAAGCCCCGAAAGGGGCGCTAGGACGTAAACGACACCCCACCTGCACCCGACACCCAACGGGCATCAGCGCAAGCACGTGTCACCTCTAGACTAAAGCAGAAAACCAGCGAACATCGACTCAGCCGCCAAACCGCACCGGTATCAGCGTGCGGCAGGGCAGCCAAAAGCCAACGCACGCAAAAGCCCCGCACCCTACAAGGGGGCACGGGGCAACATACATAACTAATAAACCAACAGAAGGGCCAAGCGATTACGCATCCTGCGTATAGGGCTCCTGCACCACCATCATCGTGTCAATGGCAGAAAGCAGATCCTGGCGGTAACGGTTAAACGCATTCTCAATTAGAGGAACATCGCCGCTCGCCACAGCCTCCTGCGGCGAAATCAGCGGCAGAGTCTGATACTCCTCCACCAGGCTCAACGCAATATGAGTCAGCAAACGAGCACGACGCAGCGCCTCCGCATGGCCCAAACCAAGCGCCTGGAACTCATGAGCCATCGCCACCACAGGCTTCAACTCACGAGGATGCAGAGCCAAACTCAAACGCACCACCTCAGGGCACTCACGAATCGGGTACAGCAGAGAGAACAGAAGATCACCGCGGCGAATCATCGAAGCACGAATAGCCTCCGGATTCGGCTCAGCCTCCTCAGACATCGACTTCGGGGCACGAGCCAGAATGTAATCCGCCAACAGAATGAGAAGCTGCTGCTTATTCTTCACGTGGTAGTACAGGGCGCCGGGAGCCACGTGAAGCTCCTGAGCGAGTCGGCGCATGGAAAGGTCCGCCAAACCGTAGGTCGCCAAGACCTCGTAGGCGGTATCTAGAATCTTTTCACGGGAAAGTACCACCCTTTCATTTTAGGGTGTTCAACTCTACATATTGAGCAAGGTGCACCCCACCGCAAACAAAAATCGCGCAAATACGCGGCACAACCTCAAAAATGAATGTCGATTCTCACTCACTCAGAGCGAACGTTTCGCGTTTCACGAGCACTTTTGTCACCGAAAACCCTCCAGTACACGCAGAAAAAGGCAGACGCCCACGCTCTCGGCATAAAATCACGTCTTAAACCGCCCAAAACCGCCAAGACAGGTAAACCTCGCGGGCACACGCCCCGAAATCAGGTGTTTAATATTCGGTATGAGCAATGCATTTTCTGAACTAATCGAGCGCGCCACCGCAGGTGAAGGCCTCAACCGCGAAGAAATCCACACCCTCCTCGTGGACGGTGAAGGACAGGACTTCGCCCTTATCGAGGCAGCCTCCGTTGTGCGCCGCAACGAATTCCGCAACATGATTGCGATCCACACCGAAGATGAAGCGCTCGCCGATGCGCTGGGCACCCGCTCCATCGCCGTGGACTCCTACGAAGTTCTGGACATCTCCCGCGATATCGACTCCGAAGAACTCGCGGCAACCATCGAACGTATTGCAGAGTCCTCCGCAATCGGCGTGACCGTACTGCTACCCGAAAATGCAGTACCCATGATGCTGATGCGCGTGCTGTCCATCCTGCGCCTGGCAGCACCCGGCAAGGTCATTCACCTGCCCGAAGGCTACGAACAGTCCCTGCGCTCGCTGACCTCCCTCGCAATGCACGTGGTCAGCGCCATCACTATTACCGACGACATTGAGCAGTGGCCCATGGTCAACGAGGTGCTCAAGGCACTGCGTCACGGTGGCATCGTTATCTCCGGCACCGGTGGACGCGACGCCCTCGCAGGCTACCTGCGTTACCTCTCCGACCTCGGTGTGGACCTCATGGGTCACCGCGATGCACGCGGCTCCGCCTGCGGCTCGGTTGACGGTGGCGGCTGCGGATGTGGCTCGGGTGGCTGCGGTAGCCACGAGGAGCCGGCACCTTCCGCCGGTGGTTGCGGTTGCGGCTCGGGCGGATGCGGTTCCTCCGCTGAAGCTCCGGCTGAGGCTCACGGCCACTCCCACGGTGGTGGCGGTTGCTGCGGCGGCCACGACGAGCCGAAGGAAGAAAAGGGTGGCTGCTGTGGTGGCCATGACGAACCGACGGAAGAAAAGGGTGGCTGCTGCGGCGGCCACGACGAGCCCGAACCGGTCGTGGAGGAAGCTCCCGCTGGCGGTTGCGGCTGCGGTGCTGGTGGATGCGGCTCTAAGTAATCCGCTAGAGGTAACTACCCCAAGCAATATATTCCAAATATAGAATTTTCCCCTGGATAACCTGCTGAAAAGCAAGGATATTCAGGGGAAAACTCTATATGCCACATAAAGCATTAGGCTCAGAGGTAAACAACACCACAATAAACGGTGCAGAACCCCCATATCCAAAAAGCGGAATGAGACCCTCCGGTAGAGTAGAAAGACGTAGCCGACTAACCCTAGCCGCGCGAAAGGAACAACACCGGACCAATGCTTTACCTCTCCGTTATTGTCATCATCCTGATTGCGACCGTGTTCATGGTCAGCGTCGGTGACCGACTCAACCTCCCCTGGCCGGTCATGATGACCCTGCTCGGCACCGCCGCGCTCTTCATCCCCAACCGACCGGACATCACCATCGACAGTGACATCATCCTGCCAATCTTCCTTCCGCCGCTACTGTGGGCCATCGGCGTTAAATTCTCCTGGGGCACCCTGCGCCGCCGCTGGAGATCCGTACTGCTCTACTCGGTCCTTCTCACCACCGTCTCCGCCCTGGCAATTGCCAGCGCAGCCATGTGGTGGGTCCCCGGCATGACCATCGCCGTCGCCCTTGCCGTCGGTGCCGCCGTCTCCCCGCCCGACCCCGTCGCCGTGGAAGCAGTCGCTGAGCCCGTCGGCATTCCCCGCCGCCTCATCGGCACCCTGCAGACCGAAGGTAGCTTCAACGACGCTATCGCAATCGTTCTCTTCCACGCCGCAATCCACTCCATGACCAGCGGCCACCACATCGAGCCGCTCTCGGTCGCCAAGGACTTCGTGCTCGGCTTGATCCTCGCGGTCATTATTGGTTATATCTTCGGATGGCTCGGCGGCTACGTTCGCCAGCGCGCCCACGACGTGGTCACCAGCAACGCCGTGACCCTCGTGATCCCCTTCGGCGCCTACCTCGCTGCTGAAAGCGTGCACGCCTCCGGCGTTATTGCCGTGGTCATCGGCGCTATCCAGTTCACCAGCACCAAATACATGGCGGCACTCGAAGCGGAAGAACGCCTCTCCTCCACCTCCTTCTGGCAGATTATTGAGCTGCTCATGACCGGTGTCGCTTTCGGCCTCATCGGCCTGCAGGCAAGTAGTATCATCGCCACCGCCGACCCCTCCCGTATCGCAAGCCTCTTCGCTGACGGTGCCCTGGTCGCACTGGTCGCCATCCTGGTGCGCCTCATCTGGTTCACCATCGTCTGGCTGGCAGGACGCAAGAACCCCATCCACGAGGGTGCACCCGAAAGCTTTGCTGAAGTTATCGTTATGACCTGGTCCGGCATGCGAGGCCTCGTGACCCTGATTCTTGCCCTGTCCATCCCCGTGGTCAACGGCACCGAACAGGTACGCCAGGACGCCATCGTCATGATGCTCTCCGTACTCTTCTTCACCCTCGTGCTGCCCGGCCTGACCCTGCCCCTGCTCGTGAAGGTCCTTGGCGTGCAGGCTAACCATGAAGAAGAAACCGCCGTACCCGAGCTGCTCAAGATTGCGCAGGTCGCAGCCCTCGAGGCGCTGCAGGCTGAAGCGAAGGCAACCACCGACCCGGAAACCTACGCTCGCGTGAAGGAAATGTGCTCCGCCATTACCCGCCGAGACGAAATCAGCGAGGCACTGCCCGAAGAATACAAGCAGCACATGGAGAAGCTTAAGGACAAGAGGAACGACTTCGTGCGCCTGCGCGATGCCGCCCTCGTCGCCGCGCAGAACGAGGTTATTTCTGCTCAGGACCGCTACGACTCCCACGACGTGACCCGCGTGGTGCGTAAGCTGGACATCCTGGCGCAGGCAGAAAGCATCCGCTCCTCCGGCATGTTCATTCTTCCTGCCATGACCGCCGGCGCGGTCGCCATGGAACGCTACAACCTCTGGAAGAAGCACCAGGGCACCCTGAGCACCCGCGCAATCCCCGTGGTGGAAAACGCGCCCGCCTCGCCCCTGGTCACCAACGAGGTAACCCCCACGTCCTAGCCGGTACCTGCACTGCGCGCATGAACGTGACGTTTCTGCCCCTGCCTACGCCACCGAGATAAGCCATCTGGTCTTTAGCTCACAGGCGATAGACAGGGGCAGAAGCAGATTAAGCCTCAACTATCACCTAAAATGAGACAGGAAACGTAGTGAACGTACGTTAGCTCTCTCAAACTCACGAACACATTGAAAGTAGACATGGACTTCAAGACTCTCTCGCCTGCGTACCTGACCTCCCTCGGCGTAATTTTTTGCGGCGCGCTCTTGATTGGAACCTCCAACCCCTGGCTCCTGTGGCTCGGCTGGATCCTTCTCATCCTTGCGTTGGGCCTGAACGTCCTCGCCTTTGTGCTGTCCGTGGGTAAGGCGAAGGGTGACCCGACCCCCGCACTGGTGACCAACCTGGACGGTTTCGAATCCTCCGTGGAGAACCGTATCCGCGAGCGCGCAGAGCACCGCCGCGAAGAACGAGAAGCCGCTGAGCATGAGGCAGTTGAGCACGATGCTGCGGCGCAGGTTGATCAGGAAGTAGCTCCCGCTGAGGCAGCTGAGACCGTTGAGGCGACCGCGCCCGCTGAAACTGCAGAGGTCCGCGAGGAAGAGCCCACCGAATCTCAGCCGATTGTTGATCGTGCCCCCGGCCGTATGAGCGTTCTGCCCTCGCGTCCCCGTTCGGGTCGTACCCCCAAGCCCCGCTCCAACGCACGCTAGGTAGGTCGGTAGTGAATACGAAGTTTTTGCTTTCCCCGGCGTACCTGGTTTCTGTTGCCCTGATGCTTTCCGGCGCGGTGCTTTCCGGTGGTCGGTTCATGCTGATCGGCTGGATTCTGTGCATTGTGGGTGTCTGCCTGAACGCCATGACCCTGGTGGTGCTGACGAATCGCGAGCAGCTGTACACCATGGAGGCGAAGGCTGCCCGAGGCACCCGCCGCGGCTTTGATGACCGCCCCGCTGTGGTGCAGCGATTGGACGAGGCTCCGGCTACTGACAGCGCAGACGAAGGATCTGCGGAGTCCGTCGAGGAAGCCGCAGAAGAGCCTGCTGAAGCACCCGCACAGAAGACCAACTAGGGTGTAACCCCTAAGACGTAAAAGACCCCCGCAGAGGGTATCTGACGTAAATAAAAGACCGTAACCGCCCCCCGTACAGGGGAGTGGTTACGGTCTTTTGGGTGCCTGAACACTCACCTCGACTAACGCTCGTCGAATACTTTTTGGGAGGGGCGAGCGAGCGCAGCGGGGTCTTTAGCGCTGAGTGCCCAGCTTCTGTGCCGCGAAATCCGCGTACTCTTGCACGTGCGCGCGAGCCTGCTTGGTCAGCGCCTTATTCTCATCCAGGATGCGCGTCGACTGCGCCGCCATCAGCTCCAGGTACTGGCGGTTGCGGGTCTTTTTCCATGCGGTGCGTGCCGCCTCCAGCTCCGCAAAATCGTTGAGCGCCTGACGCTGCATCGTGTAGCGAACCCACATGAGCACCAGAATCAGCACCAGCGGGATGAGACACGCCCAGCTCTGCCACAGCCCGTACAGCGCCGCCGCAATGGCGCCCAAAACAATCAGCACCGGGGAAATGGAGACGATGGGGGAGTCCGGGCGGCTCTTCTGGTTCTTCACGAGCGATTCACGCGCCATAGCGCGGAAGGTGTCGGAGAAGCTGGACGGGTCGTAGGACTGAGCAGGCTCGGCCTGCTGGTTCTTCTGGGACTGGTTCTTCTGGGACTGATTCTTGCCGGGCTGGTTCTTTGGGGGTTGAGCGGGGCACATAGAAACCTCACGGGGATACACGGGGAGTAACGGGAAAGCGGACGTTTCACGTGAAACGGGGGAGTAGGCGGTGAGTGCGCGTGAGAGAAGCGGCGAGTACGCGGAAGCGGGTGGCAGGCGCTCTGCGCTCGCCGCGCCTGAACGCCGCCTCGGCAGCTTCTACAGGGAAGCCTCAATAAACTCGTACGCCTTATCCACGCAATCGGTGGTGACAGCCTTAACCTCATCGGGGGAGTAGCTGAAAGACGCCGAACGGTCGGCGTAGCGGTGCATGTCGATATCGTTCCACGAGTCCCCAATCGTATGCACCTCATAGGAGCTACCCGGATGCTCCGACTGCAGGTACTCCACCAGGTGCTGCAGGCCGGTGCCCTTCGTGCAGGCGGGCGGCACAATATCCAAGAAATCCTGGTTCTTATGGCAGTCCACCGAATCACCAAAACGCTCCAGGATCCAGGTGTACGCCGCCTCGCGGACCTGCGCATCCGGAATCCACAGGGGTACGCCCACGTACTCATGGTTCTGCAGGTCATCAGCCGGCAGGGGAGTGAACTCCGGCAGAATATTCGTCGACGAACCCACCCGGTCGCAGAGGCTGTAATCGTTATCCAGGGTGGTCGCGAACAATGCCACGCCGTCCACGGTGCTGAAATGCTCGTAGCACGCCTGCACAACACTCACCGGAAGAGGCTGATGGTAAATCACCCGGTACTGCCGGTCAGTAATCACCGCACCCGTGTACAGCACGTGGTAATCAAAACGGATGGCGGTCGGGTTCAACGCCAGTTGCGTGGCAAAAATGCTCTTGCCCGTGCACGAGACCGCCAGGTTACCCTCCGCCTGCCAGCGGGCAATCGCCTGCTCAGTGGCAGGCTCCACGGCACGGTTAAACAGGATCGTGCCGTCAAGATCGAAAGCCATCAATTTGGTCATAGAAACTCCTTCGCGGGAGGGCTGCATTGCCGCGAATTGTGCGCCGCAACCCATAAAAAACGGGGGTGCCGCCGGTACTTTTAAGTGTACCGACCGCACCCCCACCACTTGAGATATAGCCCCTGAATCTCACGCCTTCACTGAAGGGTGAAAGGGCTCATTCCTCATATTTTTAGAGAGCCAGGAATCCCAGGTAGGAACCGAGGATGCCCACGCCAAAGAGGGCGAAAATCAACCAGATGGCGTTAATCTTCTTCTTCAGAAGCCACATGCACAGGAAGCACAGACCCAGCGAGGCCAGGCCCGGCAGCAGATCGTTCAGCACGGACTGGACGGTCACATTTACCGTCTCGCCCGCCTGGTTTGTGTAGCTAGTCAGTGGCAACGGAATGTTCACGCTCGTCCAGCGGTACACCAGAGCACCCATCACGAACAGGCCCATCACGGAGGCGCCCTGAGTAATCTTCTGCAGGGTGTTGCCGCCCGCCTCGGTCACAATCTGGGTGCCCTTCTCGTAGCCGTACTTGAAGCCGTACCAGCGGGTTGCCCAACGAATTGCGGTCATGCCGAAGAAGAACAGCAGCGGGCCCAGAATATTGCCGGTCACCGCCAGGGATGCGCCCAGAGCCGCCAGCACGATACGTGCGGTACCCCAGAAAATCGGGTCGCCCACGCCGGCCAGTGGGCCCATCAGGCCCACCTTAACGTTGGTGATGGCGGCTTCGTCAATGTCCTTACCGGCTGCCTTCTCACGCTCCATCGCAGCGGTCACGCCCATAATCGAGGATGCAACCCACGGCTGGGTGTTGAAGAACTCCAGGTGGCGGGTCAGCGCCTCCGCCTGGTCTTCTTTCTTGGTGTAGAAGCGCTTAATCGCCGGAATCATAGAAACCGCGAAACCGATGGACTGCATACGCTCAAAGTTGAACGAACCGAGCAGGAAAGTGGAACGGAAGTAGGTTTCGACCTTATCGCGCTGGGTGAGCTCGGGAACTTCAACGAGCTCGACGTTCTTGTTCTCAGTCATGATGATGCTCCTTACTCGAGCTCGTTATCGAGGTCGTTTGCTGCGGTTGCCGGTGCTACGGCGGGTGCCTCGCTCTTATGGAAGAGCGGGTTCAGCTGCGTGTACAGCAGGCCCAGGCAGGCGCCGACCAGGCCGATAGCAACCAGGTTGAACTGTGCCGGGGTGGACAGTGCCACGAGGACGTCCTTTGAGCTTCCGCCGGGTAGCGGCACAATCGACTGGGTTGCCGGGATAGCGGCGGCGGCGATGAAGCCGAGGAAGAAGAAGGGCATGAGGGCCTTCGAACGCATCATGTTGATGACCATTGCGAAACCGACCACGGTGATCATGCCGCCGGCGATGCGCAGGCCGGTGGTCACCTCGGCAGGAATCATGTTCAGCAGGCGGGTCAGCTCGTCGGAGCTAATCAGCGCCACAATAGCGGTCGGGATAGCCACGCGCAGACCCTGCAGAGCCATACCGCTAATGTGCATCAACTCAATACCGCGGAAGTTCGCGGTCTTCGCGAAATTATCAGCCTGATGCTGGAAGAACACCGTAATGGTACGAACGAAAATGGTCAGAACCTGACCTGCCGCAGCCAGCGGCACAGCAATAGCAATACCGGTGGTGATGTCCTGGTGACCCTGAATCACAACAACAGCGGAGATGGTGGATGCCAGAGCCGAGTCGGGAGCCATAGCCGCACCGACGTTCATCCAGCCCAGTGCGATGAGCTCCAGTGCGCCACCGAGCATAATGCCGGTAGTCGGGTCACCCAGCGCAAAACCCATCAGGGTACAAGCGACCAGGGGGCGGTGGAACTGACGCTCGTCCACCACGGATGCGACGCCCGCAATGAACGCCACGAGAACAACGAGAATAAACGTCAGGGCGCTCATGCGTCCAGGCCTTTCTGCTTG contains:
- a CDS encoding TetR/AcrR family transcriptional regulator, which produces MVLSREKILDTAYEVLATYGLADLSMRRLAQELHVAPGALYYHVKNKQQLLILLADYILARAPKSMSEEAEPNPEAIRASMIRRGDLLFSLLYPIRECPEVVRLSLALHPRELKPVVAMAHEFQALGLGHAEALRRARLLTHIALSLVEEYQTLPLISPQEAVASGDVPLIENAFNRYRQDLLSAIDTMMVVQEPYTQDA
- a CDS encoding cation:proton antiporter, with protein sequence MLYLSVIVIILIATVFMVSVGDRLNLPWPVMMTLLGTAALFIPNRPDITIDSDIILPIFLPPLLWAIGVKFSWGTLRRRWRSVLLYSVLLTTVSALAIASAAMWWVPGMTIAVALAVGAAVSPPDPVAVEAVAEPVGIPRRLIGTLQTEGSFNDAIAIVLFHAAIHSMTSGHHIEPLSVAKDFVLGLILAVIIGYIFGWLGGYVRQRAHDVVTSNAVTLVIPFGAYLAAESVHASGVIAVVIGAIQFTSTKYMAALEAEERLSSTSFWQIIELLMTGVAFGLIGLQASSIIATADPSRIASLFADGALVALVAILVRLIWFTIVWLAGRKNPIHEGAPESFAEVIVMTWSGMRGLVTLILALSIPVVNGTEQVRQDAIVMMLSVLFFTLVLPGLTLPLLVKVLGVQANHEEETAVPELLKIAQVAALEALQAEAKATTDPETYARVKEMCSAITRRDEISEALPEEYKQHMEKLKDKRNDFVRLRDAALVAAQNEVISAQDRYDSHDVTRVVRKLDILAQAESIRSSGMFILPAMTAGAVAMERYNLWKKHQGTLSTRAIPVVENAPASPLVTNEVTPTS
- a CDS encoding PTS mannose/fructose/sorbose transporter subunit IIC, which encodes MSALTFILVVLVAFIAGVASVVDERQFHRPLVACTLMGFALGDPTTGIMLGGALELIALGWMNVGAAMAPDSALASTISAVVVIQGHQDITTGIAIAVPLAAAGQVLTIFVRTITVFFQHQADNFAKTANFRGIELMHISGMALQGLRVAIPTAIVALISSDELTRLLNMIPAEVTTGLRIAGGMITVVGFAMVINMMRSKALMPFFFLGFIAAAAIPATQSIVPLPGGSSKDVLVALSTPAQFNLVAIGLVGACLGLLYTQLNPLFHKSEAPAVAPATAANDLDNELE
- a CDS encoding biotin synthase, which gives rise to MSNAFSELIERATAGEGLNREEIHTLLVDGEGQDFALIEAASVVRRNEFRNMIAIHTEDEALADALGTRSIAVDSYEVLDISRDIDSEELAATIERIAESSAIGVTVLLPENAVPMMLMRVLSILRLAAPGKVIHLPEGYEQSLRSLTSLAMHVVSAITITDDIEQWPMVNEVLKALRHGGIVISGTGGRDALAGYLRYLSDLGVDLMGHRDARGSACGSVDGGGCGCGSGGCGSHEEPAPSAGGCGCGSGGCGSSAEAPAEAHGHSHGGGGCCGGHDEPKEEKGGCCGGHDEPTEEKGGCCGGHDEPEPVVEEAPAGGCGCGAGGCGSK
- a CDS encoding HAD-IIB family hydrolase encodes the protein MTKLMAFDLDGTILFNRAVEPATEQAIARWQAEGNLAVSCTGKSIFATQLALNPTAIRFDYHVLYTGAVITDRQYRVIYHQPLPVSVVQACYEHFSTVDGVALFATTLDNDYSLCDRVGSSTNILPEFTPLPADDLQNHEYVGVPLWIPDAQVREAAYTWILERFGDSVDCHKNQDFLDIVPPACTKGTGLQHLVEYLQSEHPGSSYEVHTIGDSWNDIDMHRYADRSASFSYSPDEVKAVTTDCVDKAYEFIEASL
- a CDS encoding PTS system mannose/fructose/sorbose family transporter subunit IID, with protein sequence MTENKNVELVEVPELTQRDKVETYFRSTFLLGSFNFERMQSIGFAVSMIPAIKRFYTKKEDQAEALTRHLEFFNTQPWVASSIMGVTAAMEREKAAGKDIDEAAITNVKVGLMGPLAGVGDPIFWGTARIVLAALGASLAVTGNILGPLLFFFGMTAIRWATRWYGFKYGYEKGTQIVTEAGGNTLQKITQGASVMGLFVMGALVYRWTSVNIPLPLTSYTNQAGETVNVTVQSVLNDLLPGLASLGLCFLCMWLLKKKINAIWLIFALFGVGILGSYLGFLAL